One Sphaerisporangium krabiense DNA segment encodes these proteins:
- a CDS encoding acetate--CoA ligase family protein codes for MTQTRTPGPLNALFAPRGIAIVGASRNPAKLGAAMARSLEGFAAAGGHLALVNGRDDTMYPSIGAASADGPIDLAVLCVPAAACAAILAEAAGAGVRAALVCGGGFAEVADGQGAEHQRRLTEIARATGIRVLGPNTSGFLVPGAHLTASFVPGTSRVPSGGVAVVAASGGVNHALAFALAEAGHGISLAVGLGNGADVTAPDVLDHLAGDPDTTAVALHVETVADGPRLIAAVRRLTARRPVVALVVGRSDVGAFAASHTGALATSWRSTRAALAQAGAVLVGDERELVDAVGALAVTRARAAGDPGVGVVTAQAGPGLLLLDNLQGRSIAVPELTRHTQDGIAALLPPLTYQRNPVDTGRPGPAMSGVLKAVGADPGVDIVAAYALHEPGAVDLVAAARAGRTDGVPLVLGLGGTGEAVARDRDALRAAGIAVAGDPAGVAAATAALVADARARSIGGGEPAAPGAVVEVADDYDEGQAKDLLDHLGIATMPRRRCATRSAAHEAFDALGGDDGDGGVRPVAAKLLDAAVLHKTEIGGVHLGITGHQALDAALDRLDAAGARRYLIEAMAPPGIDLIVGARRDPVFGPVVLVGLGGTVAEALADVAVRLAPLSVEEASGMPSELSGRALLAGWRGGPVLAPRALGEVVAALGGLLAANPRIDEIEINPLRLTRTGLIALDAVILTRKADDAHPDR; via the coding sequence ATGACACAGACCAGGACGCCCGGCCCGCTGAACGCGCTCTTCGCGCCACGCGGCATCGCGATCGTCGGGGCGTCGCGGAACCCGGCGAAGCTCGGGGCCGCGATGGCCCGTTCGCTAGAGGGCTTCGCCGCGGCGGGTGGTCACCTGGCCCTGGTGAACGGACGCGACGACACCATGTATCCGTCGATCGGCGCCGCGTCCGCCGACGGCCCGATCGACCTCGCGGTGCTCTGCGTTCCCGCCGCCGCCTGCGCCGCCATCCTCGCCGAAGCGGCCGGCGCGGGCGTACGGGCCGCGCTCGTCTGTGGCGGAGGCTTCGCGGAGGTCGCCGACGGGCAGGGCGCCGAGCATCAGCGCCGCCTCACCGAGATCGCCCGCGCCACCGGCATCCGGGTGCTCGGCCCGAACACCAGCGGATTCCTGGTGCCCGGCGCGCACCTGACGGCGAGCTTCGTCCCCGGAACGTCCCGCGTGCCGTCCGGCGGCGTCGCGGTCGTCGCGGCGAGCGGCGGCGTCAACCACGCGCTGGCGTTCGCGCTCGCCGAAGCCGGGCACGGCATCAGCCTGGCCGTCGGCCTGGGCAACGGGGCCGACGTGACGGCGCCCGACGTCCTCGACCATCTCGCCGGCGATCCGGACACGACGGCCGTGGCCCTGCACGTCGAGACGGTGGCGGACGGCCCGCGGCTGATCGCCGCCGTGCGGCGCCTGACCGCCCGGCGGCCCGTGGTGGCCCTGGTGGTCGGGCGTAGCGACGTGGGCGCCTTCGCCGCCTCGCACACGGGCGCGCTCGCCACGTCCTGGCGGTCCACCCGCGCCGCGCTCGCCCAGGCGGGCGCCGTCCTCGTCGGGGACGAACGGGAACTGGTGGACGCCGTGGGCGCCCTCGCGGTGACGCGAGCCCGCGCGGCCGGCGATCCGGGCGTGGGCGTCGTCACCGCCCAGGCGGGTCCGGGGCTGCTCCTGCTCGACAACCTCCAGGGGCGCTCGATCGCCGTCCCCGAACTGACCCGCCACACCCAGGACGGGATCGCGGCACTGCTGCCGCCACTGACCTACCAGCGCAACCCGGTGGACACCGGTCGCCCGGGCCCGGCGATGAGCGGCGTCCTCAAGGCCGTCGGCGCCGACCCCGGTGTGGACATCGTCGCCGCGTACGCCCTGCACGAGCCGGGCGCGGTCGACCTGGTCGCCGCCGCACGAGCGGGCCGGACCGACGGCGTCCCCCTGGTCCTCGGCCTGGGCGGGACGGGCGAGGCCGTCGCCCGGGACCGGGACGCGCTGCGGGCCGCCGGAATCGCCGTGGCCGGTGATCCCGCCGGAGTCGCCGCCGCGACCGCCGCGCTCGTCGCGGACGCCCGCGCCCGCTCGATCGGCGGCGGCGAGCCCGCGGCCCCTGGCGCGGTCGTCGAGGTGGCCGACGACTACGACGAGGGCCAGGCCAAGGACCTCCTCGACCACCTGGGCATCGCGACCATGCCCCGCCGCCGCTGCGCCACCCGTTCCGCCGCGCACGAGGCGTTCGACGCGCTCGGCGGCGATGACGGCGACGGCGGCGTCCGCCCCGTCGCGGCGAAACTGCTCGACGCCGCGGTGCTCCACAAGACCGAGATCGGCGGCGTCCATCTCGGCATCACCGGCCACCAGGCCCTGGACGCGGCACTCGACCGCCTCGACGCGGCAGGCGCCCGCCGCTACCTGATCGAGGCGATGGCGCCGCCCGGGATCGACCTGATCGTCGGCGCGCGCCGCGACCCGGTGTTCGGCCCCGTCGTCCTCGTCGGCCTCGGCGGCACCGTCGCGGAAGCGCTGGCCGACGTCGCGGTCCGCCTGGCGCCGCTGTCCGTGGAGGAGGCGAGCGGCATGCCGTCGGAACTCTCCGGACGTGCCCTGCTCGCCGGATGGCGCGGCGGCCCGGTCCTGGCGCCACGCGCGCTCGGCGAGGTCGTGGCCGCCCTCGGCGGCCTGCTCGCCGCCAACCCGCGCATCGACGAGATCGAGATCAACCCGTTGCGGCTGACGCGCACAGGTCTGATCGCCCTGGACGCCGTCATCCTCACGAGAAAGGCCGACGATGCCCACCCCGATCGCTGA
- a CDS encoding (2,3-dihydroxybenzoyl)adenylate synthase, with amino-acid sequence MPTPIAEHTVPWPDAEVARFVEAGYWAGIPLGTLLRAAADRAPHAPALIDPVACHGTGLRLTHAELADRADIAAARLLDLGFAPGDRIVVQLGNSWEFVLLTLALLRAGIVPVMALPAHRRAELTYLAVHAEAVAIAVPDRIGEFDHQALAHDLAGDVRAATGAAWHVLVAGDHVAPGGVDLRGLFAPSGDAAAARSRLDAIAPSPRDTAVFLLSGGTTGLPKLIARTHDDYAFNARASAEVAGVTSGSVYLVSLPAGHNFPLACPGILGAFLAGARVVMLPSPEPVRAFATIAAEGVTHTAVVPAVANRWLHHAAEHGADALRSLQVIQVGGARLADELAYRVEPVLGARLQQVFGMAEGLLNFTRLDDPEDVICTTQGRPLSAADEVRLVDEHGDDVPDGEQGSLLTRGPYTPRGYYRAAEQNARAFTSDGWYRSGDICRRTPEGNLVVEGRDKDMINRGGEKISAEEVENLAYQSAAVRQVAAVAMPDPVLGERVCLYVVPHSAATVTLEEIRALMESAGVARYKLPEHLVVVAELPTTKVGKIDKKALRADIAERLSTAPR; translated from the coding sequence ATGCCCACCCCGATCGCTGAGCACACCGTCCCGTGGCCCGACGCGGAGGTGGCACGATTCGTCGAGGCGGGGTACTGGGCGGGCATCCCGCTCGGCACGCTGCTGCGCGCCGCCGCCGACCGCGCCCCGCACGCCCCGGCCCTGATCGACCCGGTCGCCTGTCACGGGACGGGTCTGCGGCTCACCCACGCCGAACTCGCCGACCGGGCCGACATCGCCGCCGCGCGCCTGCTGGACCTCGGGTTCGCCCCCGGTGACCGGATCGTCGTGCAACTGGGCAACTCCTGGGAGTTCGTGCTCCTCACGCTGGCGCTCCTGCGCGCGGGCATCGTGCCGGTGATGGCGCTGCCCGCGCACCGCCGGGCCGAGCTCACCTACCTGGCCGTCCACGCCGAAGCGGTGGCGATCGCCGTGCCGGACCGCATCGGGGAGTTCGACCACCAGGCCCTCGCCCATGACCTGGCCGGCGACGTGCGGGCCGCGACCGGCGCGGCGTGGCACGTCCTGGTGGCAGGCGACCACGTCGCTCCCGGCGGCGTCGACCTGCGCGGCCTGTTCGCCCCGTCCGGCGACGCGGCGGCCGCCCGGTCCCGCCTCGACGCGATCGCCCCCTCGCCACGGGACACGGCCGTGTTCCTCCTGTCCGGCGGCACCACCGGCCTGCCCAAGCTGATCGCCCGCACCCACGACGACTACGCCTTCAACGCGCGCGCCAGCGCGGAGGTCGCCGGGGTGACCTCCGGCTCGGTCTACCTGGTGAGCCTCCCTGCCGGGCACAACTTCCCCCTGGCCTGCCCCGGCATCCTGGGCGCGTTCCTCGCCGGCGCCCGGGTCGTCATGCTGCCCTCGCCGGAGCCCGTACGGGCGTTCGCGACGATCGCGGCCGAGGGCGTCACGCACACGGCGGTGGTCCCCGCCGTGGCGAACCGCTGGCTGCACCATGCCGCAGAACACGGCGCGGACGCGCTGCGCAGCCTCCAGGTGATCCAGGTGGGCGGCGCCCGGCTGGCCGACGAGTTGGCGTACCGCGTGGAACCCGTCCTCGGGGCGCGGCTGCAACAGGTGTTCGGCATGGCCGAGGGACTGTTGAACTTCACCCGGCTGGACGACCCCGAGGACGTCATCTGCACCACCCAGGGCCGCCCGCTGTCCGCCGCCGACGAGGTGCGCCTCGTCGACGAGCACGGCGACGACGTGCCGGACGGCGAGCAGGGAAGCCTCCTGACGAGAGGCCCCTACACGCCCCGCGGCTACTACCGAGCCGCGGAACAGAACGCCCGCGCCTTCACCTCCGACGGCTGGTACCGCTCGGGCGACATCTGCCGCCGCACCCCCGAGGGCAACCTGGTGGTGGAGGGCCGCGACAAAGACATGATCAACCGGGGCGGCGAGAAGATCTCCGCCGAAGAAGTGGAGAACCTCGCCTACCAGTCCGCCGCGGTCCGCCAGGTGGCGGCCGTCGCCATGCCCGACCCCGTTCTGGGGGAACGCGTCTGCCTCTACGTGGTCCCCCACTCCGCCGCGACGGTCACCCTGGAGGAGATCCGGGCCCTGATGGAGTCAGCCGGGGTGGCCCGCTACAAGCTCCCCGAACACCTGGTGGTCGTCGCGGAACTCCCCACCACGAAAGTCGGCAAGATCGACAAGAAGGCCCTCCGCGCCGACATCGCCGAGCGCCTGTCCACGGCCCCCCGCTGA
- a CDS encoding flavin reductase, with protein MSLADDFRRAAGSFASGVTVVTTSDGEHLYGITATSFVSLSLNPLLVTVSINGYSPFLDEVAATGCFAVSVLAGDQREVSQYFSTRGRGRAAGAFPGVPTVAQATGAPIVADCLSWFDTRLHAILPGGDHQILIGEVVAAGSGTATPLLYWSGGYRRLDPADEGVPARVETFADALSARLHADGLTPHQLIEAQHALEPAAAELAAFRRSPEGLGALKEALDAAREAVASAERFTERSVRFHAALGAASGNPAIAASLQALARSRHAHYATGTNPTATRRTLAAHQEIYDAIAAGEAVRAREAMTAHLAVVGSRLCCEEPGEGEPA; from the coding sequence ATGAGCCTCGCCGACGACTTCCGCCGCGCCGCGGGGAGCTTCGCCTCGGGCGTCACCGTCGTGACCACCAGCGACGGCGAGCACCTGTACGGCATCACGGCGACCTCGTTCGTCTCCCTGTCGCTGAACCCGCTGCTGGTCACCGTCTCGATCAACGGCTACAGCCCGTTCCTCGACGAGGTGGCCGCGACCGGGTGCTTCGCCGTCAGCGTGCTCGCCGGCGACCAGCGCGAGGTGTCCCAGTACTTCTCCACCCGCGGCCGCGGCCGGGCCGCGGGCGCCTTCCCCGGCGTGCCCACGGTCGCCCAGGCGACCGGAGCGCCGATCGTCGCGGACTGCCTGAGCTGGTTCGACACCCGGCTGCACGCGATCCTGCCCGGCGGCGACCACCAGATCCTCATCGGCGAGGTGGTGGCGGCCGGCTCCGGGACGGCGACGCCATTGCTGTACTGGTCCGGCGGCTACCGGCGGCTGGACCCGGCCGACGAGGGCGTCCCCGCCCGGGTCGAGACCTTCGCCGACGCCCTGTCGGCCCGCCTGCACGCCGACGGCCTGACGCCGCACCAGCTCATCGAGGCCCAGCACGCGCTGGAGCCCGCCGCCGCCGAGCTGGCCGCCTTCCGCCGCTCGCCGGAAGGGCTCGGCGCGCTGAAGGAGGCGCTCGACGCCGCACGCGAGGCGGTGGCCTCGGCCGAGCGCTTCACCGAGCGGTCGGTGCGCTTCCACGCCGCGCTCGGCGCCGCCAGCGGCAACCCGGCCATCGCCGCCTCCCTCCAGGCCCTGGCCAGGTCCCGGCACGCGCACTACGCCACGGGCACCAACCCCACCGCCACCCGGCGCACCCTCGCCGCCCACCAGGAGATCTACGACGCCATCGCCGCGGGCGAGGCCGTGCGGGCCCGCGAGGCGATGACCGCGCACCTGGCCGTCGTGGGCAGCCGGTTGTGCTGCGAGGAACCCGGCGAAGGAGAACCCGCATGA
- a CDS encoding 4-carboxy-4-hydroxy-2-oxoadipate aldolase/oxaloacetate decarboxylase, which produces MTAEPLELGTATLFEASGLPCDLDPAFRPVWPGARVAGRALTVQAAEGDNLPLHWALEEAEPGDVLVVDAGGARFGYWGEVLAVAAEARGVAGLVIDGGVRDTARLRELGFPAFGTHIAIRGTGKRWRGTVGAPIVMRGRPVRTGDLVVADEDGIVVLPEAVVPGVLAAGRERVAKEEAFMARLREGELTLDLYGMRDLPELP; this is translated from the coding sequence ATGACCGCCGAGCCGCTGGAGCTGGGGACGGCCACCCTGTTCGAGGCCTCCGGCCTGCCCTGCGACCTCGACCCGGCCTTCCGGCCCGTCTGGCCCGGCGCCCGCGTGGCGGGCCGGGCGCTGACCGTGCAGGCCGCCGAGGGCGACAACCTGCCGCTGCACTGGGCGCTGGAGGAGGCCGAGCCGGGCGACGTGCTGGTCGTGGACGCCGGCGGCGCGCGGTTCGGGTACTGGGGCGAGGTGCTCGCCGTCGCGGCCGAGGCGCGCGGCGTCGCCGGGCTGGTCATCGACGGCGGCGTCCGCGACACCGCGCGATTGCGCGAGCTGGGCTTCCCCGCCTTCGGCACCCACATCGCGATCCGCGGCACCGGCAAGCGCTGGCGGGGCACCGTCGGCGCGCCCATCGTGATGCGCGGGCGCCCGGTGCGGACCGGCGACCTCGTGGTGGCCGACGAGGACGGCATCGTCGTGCTGCCGGAGGCCGTCGTCCCCGGCGTGCTGGCCGCCGGGCGCGAGCGGGTGGCCAAGGAGGAGGCGTTCATGGCCCGGCTGCGCGAGGGCGAGCTCACCCTCGACCTGTACGGCATGCGCGACCTGCCGGAACTGCCATGA
- a CDS encoding RraA family protein produces the protein MTLEERFAALSTATVSDALDKLGRPGSLLGIAPLGPGRSLAGRAYTVRYVPAGDPPGTVGDYLDDVPPGGVVVLDNAGRADCTVWGDILTAVAHARGVAGTVIDGVCRDVHRALGLGYPVYSRGRFMRTGKDRVEVAEVQGPVTIGGVQVRPGDLILGDQDGVLAVPRDCEERVLEIAEGIAAREDAILRMALDGATIAEARAAHGYHNLQRKETP, from the coding sequence ATGACCCTGGAGGAGCGCTTCGCCGCGCTGTCCACCGCCACCGTCTCCGACGCGCTGGACAAGCTGGGACGGCCGGGCAGCCTGCTCGGCATCGCGCCGCTCGGGCCCGGCCGGTCGCTGGCCGGGCGCGCCTACACCGTGCGCTACGTCCCGGCGGGCGACCCGCCGGGCACGGTCGGCGACTACCTCGACGACGTGCCCCCGGGCGGGGTCGTCGTGCTCGACAACGCCGGACGCGCCGACTGCACGGTGTGGGGCGACATCCTCACCGCCGTCGCGCACGCGCGCGGCGTGGCGGGGACGGTCATCGACGGCGTCTGCCGCGACGTGCACCGGGCGCTCGGCCTGGGCTACCCCGTCTACAGCCGGGGCCGCTTCATGCGCACCGGCAAGGACCGCGTCGAGGTCGCCGAGGTGCAGGGGCCGGTCACGATCGGCGGCGTGCAGGTACGGCCGGGCGACCTGATCCTCGGCGACCAGGACGGCGTGCTCGCCGTGCCGCGCGACTGCGAGGAGCGGGTCCTGGAGATCGCGGAGGGCATCGCCGCCCGCGAGGACGCCATCCTGCGCATGGCCCTGGACGGCGCGACCATCGCCGAGGCCCGCGCGGCGCACGGCTACCACAACCTCCAGCGCAAGGAGACGCCATGA
- a CDS encoding RraA family protein — MSDLDRLRALDACAVSDALDTLGLPGAVTGLAPMWPVGRVMAGRVRTVKAAPRSGAGPATHIATPLVAIAEPGDVVVIDNHGRTDVSCWGGLLAEAAGRRGVAGVIVDGACRDVQDCEALDLPLFARAAVTVSARGRIVQEDMDVPVQIGGVRVCGGDYVIADRNGVVFVPAAELGRVLELAGRIAAREAAMAEAVRSGRGVVDVMHDSQFPTITPEVTS; from the coding sequence ATGAGCGACCTCGACCGGCTGCGCGCCCTGGACGCGTGCGCCGTCTCCGACGCCCTGGACACCCTCGGCCTGCCCGGCGCGGTCACCGGCCTCGCCCCGATGTGGCCGGTCGGCCGCGTCATGGCCGGCCGGGTGCGCACCGTCAAGGCCGCGCCCAGGTCCGGCGCCGGTCCCGCCACGCACATCGCCACCCCGCTGGTCGCGATCGCCGAGCCCGGCGACGTGGTCGTCATCGACAACCACGGCCGCACGGACGTCTCCTGCTGGGGCGGCCTGCTGGCCGAGGCCGCCGGGCGGCGCGGCGTGGCCGGGGTGATCGTCGACGGCGCCTGCCGCGACGTGCAGGACTGCGAGGCCCTGGACCTGCCGCTGTTCGCCCGCGCGGCGGTGACGGTCAGCGCCAGGGGCCGGATCGTGCAGGAGGACATGGACGTCCCCGTGCAGATCGGCGGAGTGCGGGTGTGCGGCGGCGACTACGTGATCGCCGACCGCAACGGCGTCGTCTTCGTGCCCGCGGCCGAGCTCGGGCGCGTGCTGGAGCTGGCCGGGCGGATCGCCGCGCGCGAGGCCGCCATGGCCGAGGCGGTGCGCTCGGGCCGCGGCGTCGTCGACGTCATGCACGACTCCCAGTTCCCCACGATCACCCCGGAGGTGACCTCATGA
- a CDS encoding DODA-type extradiol aromatic ring-opening family dioxygenase, translating into MATVVTAIGTSHGPQLKTPPARWAERGVADRRSSALEFRGRRYTFDELRAARPDFAAECAPEVQERRWDASQAAMDRLGAHLAAAEVDVVVIVSSDHKEIYDDALLPGFAVYWGDDVAHVPFTAEQLDAMQPGLAEAALGDVPDRPITRPCHPALARHLIERAVDDGFDVAASRALPAGRYGNHGVPHGYGFVYQRIMGESSAVPMVPVFVNTFYEPNPPSARRCLQFGKALGRALVTFPGDLRVGVVASGGLSHFVVDEELDRAFLKALEDGDEAFLAGLPAAQMRSGTSELRNWIVVAGIAAETGLRVASADYQPCYRTEAGTGNAMGFVTWESTR; encoded by the coding sequence ATGGCAACCGTTGTCACCGCGATCGGCACCTCGCACGGCCCCCAGCTCAAGACGCCGCCCGCGCGCTGGGCCGAGCGCGGCGTCGCCGACCGCCGCAGTTCCGCCCTGGAGTTCCGCGGCCGCCGCTACACCTTCGACGAGCTGCGCGCCGCGCGGCCCGACTTCGCCGCCGAGTGCGCGCCCGAGGTCCAGGAACGCCGCTGGGACGCGAGCCAGGCGGCGATGGACCGGCTCGGCGCGCACCTGGCCGCCGCCGAGGTCGACGTGGTCGTGATCGTCAGCAGCGACCACAAGGAGATCTACGACGACGCGCTGCTGCCCGGCTTCGCCGTCTACTGGGGAGACGACGTCGCGCACGTGCCCTTCACCGCCGAGCAGCTCGACGCCATGCAGCCGGGCCTGGCCGAGGCGGCGCTCGGCGACGTGCCGGACCGGCCGATCACCCGGCCCTGCCATCCCGCGCTGGCCCGGCACCTGATCGAGCGGGCCGTGGACGACGGCTTCGACGTGGCCGCCTCGCGCGCGCTGCCCGCCGGCCGCTACGGCAACCACGGCGTCCCGCACGGCTACGGGTTCGTCTACCAGCGCATCATGGGCGAGTCCTCGGCCGTGCCGATGGTGCCGGTGTTCGTCAACACCTTCTACGAGCCCAACCCGCCCTCCGCCCGCCGCTGCCTCCAGTTCGGCAAGGCGCTCGGCCGCGCCCTCGTCACCTTCCCCGGCGACCTGCGCGTCGGCGTCGTCGCCTCCGGCGGGCTGTCGCACTTCGTCGTCGACGAGGAGCTCGACCGGGCGTTCCTCAAGGCCCTGGAGGACGGCGACGAGGCGTTCCTCGCCGGGCTGCCCGCCGCGCAGATGCGCTCGGGCACCTCCGAACTGCGCAACTGGATCGTCGTGGCCGGGATCGCCGCCGAGACCGGCCTGCGCGTCGCGAGCGCCGACTACCAGCCCTGCTACCGCACCGAGGCCGGCACCGGCAACGCCATGGGCTTCGTGACCTGGGAGAGCACCCGATGA
- a CDS encoding amidohydrolase family protein: MIIDVHGHVTAPNELYAWKANLLSHRGAHGGKAPAISDDRIREVHHEPHPSFGDVSHLDHIDGAGVDVQLISPRPYQMMHSEQPAKIVRWFTEETNNIIHRTGELFDGRFRGVAGLPQSPDLKPEEWVGELRRTVTELGFVGALLNPDPHEGTAVPPALGDRYWYPVYEALCELDVPALIHAAGCRPPAREPYSLHFIQEETVAIWSLLSSDVLKDFPDLKIVVSHGGGAVPYQVGRFLPSGVRAGGTPYLDKLRRLWFDTCLYTQEAIELLVKVVGVERCLFGTEKPGTGSQRNPENGRWFDDIHLLVRDIDSFTEADREAIFHKNAAALFRL, translated from the coding sequence ATGATCATCGACGTGCACGGTCACGTGACCGCGCCCAACGAGCTGTACGCCTGGAAGGCCAATCTTCTCTCGCACCGCGGCGCGCACGGCGGCAAGGCGCCGGCCATCAGCGACGACCGCATCCGCGAGGTCCACCACGAGCCGCACCCGAGCTTCGGCGACGTCTCGCACCTCGACCACATCGACGGCGCCGGGGTGGACGTGCAGCTCATCTCCCCGCGCCCGTACCAGATGATGCACAGCGAGCAGCCCGCCAAGATCGTGCGCTGGTTCACCGAGGAGACCAACAACATCATCCACCGCACCGGCGAGCTGTTCGACGGCCGCTTCCGCGGCGTCGCCGGCCTGCCGCAGTCGCCGGACCTCAAGCCGGAGGAGTGGGTGGGCGAGCTCCGCCGCACCGTCACCGAGCTGGGGTTCGTGGGCGCGCTGCTCAACCCCGACCCGCACGAGGGCACGGCCGTGCCGCCCGCGCTGGGCGACCGGTACTGGTATCCGGTCTACGAGGCGCTGTGCGAGCTGGACGTGCCGGCCCTCATCCACGCGGCCGGCTGCCGCCCGCCCGCCCGCGAGCCGTACAGCCTGCACTTCATCCAGGAGGAGACGGTCGCGATCTGGAGCCTGCTGTCCTCCGACGTGCTCAAGGACTTCCCCGACCTGAAGATCGTCGTCTCGCACGGCGGCGGGGCCGTCCCCTACCAGGTGGGCCGGTTCCTGCCGTCCGGGGTGCGGGCGGGCGGCACGCCGTACCTCGACAAGCTGCGCCGCCTGTGGTTCGACACCTGCCTCTACACCCAGGAGGCCATCGAGCTGCTGGTCAAGGTCGTCGGAGTGGAGCGCTGCCTGTTCGGCACCGAGAAGCCCGGCACCGGGTCGCAGCGCAACCCGGAGAACGGCCGCTGGTTCGACGACATCCACCTGCTGGTCCGCGACATCGACTCGTTCACCGAGGCCGACCGGGAGGCGATCTTCCACAAGAACGCCGCCGCGCTGTTCCGGCTCTGA
- a CDS encoding 4-hydroxyphenylacetate 3-hydroxylase family protein, producing MDISNALGVMTGERYRASLDDGREVWLAGERVANVAEHPAFRGVVDEFARLFDLRIESEADRELNTFLSPETGNPVSRSYALPRTREELRAKFAASEWWMRESLGQLGRSPDFMANVVVGLYDYHEELEREREGFGANAVNYHRYAMEHDLVLTHALGDPQIDRSASPLDDPDLALRVVEKNERGVVIRGAKQLATLAPFSHEVLVYLNAVTAMRGAEEFVLWFALPMNAKGLKILCREPLGERGNGHSHPLGRRFDEQDAMLFFDDVEIPWERLFLLENNLLAVKGLSRLNAWSMQSTHIRFHERLRLFVSVAAMLAESIGVNAFRGIQENVGELISYAETLRLGIAGAEASAVTTPGGLLAPAPSYGLGFWSADVSARVVELVRRIGASGLIMQPTEADLAAPELRPFLEKYMRGHDIDVDRKARLFRVAWELVGDGFGSRQELYEYLHRGDPGAGRTRLLRTYDRSEVDARLTELISAPLHA from the coding sequence ATGGACATCAGCAACGCGCTCGGCGTGATGACCGGAGAGCGTTACCGCGCGAGCCTGGACGACGGGCGCGAGGTCTGGCTGGCCGGGGAGCGGGTGGCCAACGTCGCCGAGCACCCCGCCTTCCGCGGCGTGGTGGACGAGTTCGCCCGCCTCTTCGACCTGCGCATCGAGAGCGAGGCCGACCGCGAGCTGAACACCTTCCTCTCGCCGGAGACCGGCAACCCGGTCAGCCGCTCCTACGCGCTGCCGCGCACCCGCGAGGAGCTGCGGGCCAAGTTCGCCGCCTCGGAGTGGTGGATGCGGGAGAGCCTCGGCCAGCTCGGCCGCTCCCCCGACTTCATGGCCAACGTCGTGGTCGGCCTGTACGACTACCACGAGGAGCTGGAGCGGGAGCGCGAGGGGTTCGGCGCCAACGCCGTCAACTACCACCGCTACGCCATGGAGCACGACCTGGTGCTCACCCACGCCCTCGGCGACCCTCAGATCGACCGGAGCGCCAGCCCCCTCGACGACCCGGACCTGGCGCTGCGGGTGGTGGAGAAGAACGAGCGCGGCGTGGTGATCCGCGGCGCCAAGCAGCTCGCCACGCTGGCCCCGTTCTCGCACGAGGTGCTCGTCTACCTCAACGCGGTCACCGCGATGCGCGGCGCGGAGGAGTTCGTGCTGTGGTTCGCGCTGCCGATGAACGCCAAGGGCCTGAAGATCCTCTGCCGCGAGCCGCTGGGCGAGCGCGGCAACGGGCACAGCCACCCGCTCGGCCGTCGCTTCGACGAGCAGGACGCCATGCTGTTCTTCGACGACGTGGAGATCCCCTGGGAGCGGCTGTTCCTGCTGGAGAACAACCTGCTGGCCGTCAAGGGGCTGAGCCGGCTCAACGCCTGGAGCATGCAGAGCACGCACATCCGCTTCCACGAGCGGCTCAGGCTGTTCGTCTCCGTGGCCGCCATGCTGGCCGAGAGCATCGGCGTCAACGCCTTCCGCGGCATCCAGGAGAACGTGGGCGAGCTGATCTCCTACGCCGAGACGCTGCGGCTCGGCATCGCCGGCGCCGAGGCGTCGGCCGTGACCACCCCCGGCGGGCTGCTGGCCCCGGCCCCCAGCTACGGCCTGGGCTTCTGGTCGGCCGACGTCTCGGCCCGGGTGGTGGAGCTGGTGCGCCGCATCGGCGCGTCGGGGCTCATCATGCAGCCCACCGAGGCCGACCTGGCCGCCCCCGAGCTGCGGCCGTTCCTGGAGAAGTACATGCGCGGCCACGACATCGACGTGGACCGCAAGGCCCGGCTGTTCCGGGTGGCGTGGGAGCTGGTCGGCGACGGCTTCGGCAGCCGCCAGGAGCTCTACGAGTACCTGCACCGGGGCGACCCGGGCGCGGGCCGCACGCGCCTGCTGCGCACCTATGACCGCTCGGAGGTGGACGCCCGCCTGACCGAGCTGATCTCCGCCCCGCTGCACGCCTGA